In the genome of Bacteroidales bacterium, one region contains:
- a CDS encoding PAS domain-containing sensor histidine kinase yields the protein MKKINNSGSKQLRKRAVEQLKGKSSKIILPSSEADVLKLIHEFEVHQIELEIQNDELALAKNVAEIATSKYLELYDFAPTGYFTLSKDGKIIDLNLSGADMLKKVRSQLINNQFGLFVSTDTKANFNLFLNRVFSSKVKENCEVKIIANCDISTYVLLTGVTTKKGEHCLLTAVDITERKQVEIELIESKQTLSTIYDTISDAIFHLVVEDKGVYRFTSINQSFCKFTMLNQEQVIGKLVNEVIPESALKGILELFDKAYVEKRIVIWEEIFYYPEGQKIGIVSVTPVFNENGRCINLVGSVHDITQRKVTEDKLQESERFLRETQIIAKLGTYSLDIITGRWESSEILDTIFGIDSNFDRSVEGWTSIIHPEWQEIVRNYLLYEVVGKKSNFDKEYKIIRQNDKAECWVHGVGGLKYDDNNRPIAMFGTIRDITQRKLGQEAIRESQSLYHDLVETSQDLIWQCDKEGRYTYLNPAWEQTFGYKVEEMLGKKFTDFQTPERAAIDSNEFSRLLQGNMVKGFETIHIGKTGNEIHIVFNAKYVTDSNNKIIGVRGSAYDITKQKQIEEYLRESEEKYRLLVTNIRDVIYSIDVVTKEFNYLSPAFEKITGYSMEDIQKMGGRTSFLRKVITKTKIFEWDNYKIKLKEDQLEGDYIQEEWWLCKDGSYKCLRDQWIPIFENGKLISTYGVLADFTMRRLAEEKLKVNESILKKNNADKDLFISILAHDLKNPFNSMLGFLDLLIENYRDYDAEKIETQLDIINSSAKRIFNLLESILMWARSQSGKIPYHPQNVCFTAICNEVLSDLKVSVDVKNLTVNSLAKDELIVLADIDMLKTVLRNLISNAIKFSYPGGKIDIFAEQANSKLIVSVFDNGIGIAPERLDTLFDISKVQSTKGTSNEYGTGLGLLLCKEFIEKHGGIIWVESEMGKYSKFNFSIPL from the coding sequence ACCATCCTCAGAAGCCGATGTGCTAAAACTTATTCATGAGTTTGAGGTGCATCAGATTGAGCTGGAGATACAGAACGACGAGCTGGCTCTTGCAAAAAATGTGGCTGAAATTGCTACAAGTAAATATTTAGAATTGTATGATTTTGCCCCAACAGGTTATTTCACCCTTTCCAAAGATGGGAAAATCATTGACCTAAACCTTAGCGGCGCTGACATGCTGAAAAAGGTACGCTCGCAGCTAATTAATAACCAGTTTGGCTTATTTGTTTCAACTGATACAAAAGCAAACTTCAACCTTTTCCTGAATAGAGTATTCAGTAGTAAAGTAAAAGAGAACTGTGAGGTAAAAATTATCGCAAATTGCGATATATCAACCTATGTTTTGCTTACTGGTGTTACTACTAAAAAGGGTGAGCATTGCCTTTTAACCGCCGTTGATATTACCGAACGTAAGCAGGTAGAGATAGAGCTGATTGAGAGTAAACAAACCCTCTCCACTATTTATGATACCATTAGCGATGCAATTTTTCATTTGGTGGTAGAGGATAAAGGTGTGTACCGATTTACTTCGATAAATCAATCGTTCTGCAAATTTACAATGTTGAATCAGGAGCAGGTTATTGGAAAATTAGTAAACGAGGTAATTCCTGAATCTGCATTGAAGGGAATACTAGAATTATTCGACAAGGCTTATGTGGAAAAGAGAATTGTGATTTGGGAGGAGATATTCTATTACCCGGAAGGACAAAAAATTGGTATAGTAAGCGTTACCCCTGTTTTCAATGAAAATGGTCGTTGCATTAATTTGGTTGGCTCAGTACATGATATCACCCAACGTAAGGTTACTGAAGATAAACTACAGGAGAGTGAAAGATTTTTAAGGGAAACACAGATTATTGCAAAACTTGGAACATACTCTTTGGATATAATCACGGGTAGATGGGAGAGTTCAGAGATTCTTGATACTATTTTTGGGATTGATTCCAATTTTGACAGATCTGTTGAGGGGTGGACATCAATTATACATCCTGAGTGGCAAGAAATTGTGAGGAATTACTTGCTTTATGAGGTGGTAGGCAAAAAATCCAACTTTGATAAGGAGTACAAAATTATTCGGCAGAATGATAAGGCAGAATGCTGGGTTCATGGAGTAGGAGGTCTTAAATATGACGATAATAATCGACCAATTGCTATGTTTGGAACAATACGCGACATTACTCAGCGTAAGCTAGGACAGGAGGCAATACGTGAAAGTCAGAGTCTCTATCACGATCTGGTTGAAACATCACAAGATCTGATATGGCAATGCGATAAAGAGGGTCGATACACCTACCTTAATCCAGCTTGGGAGCAAACATTTGGGTATAAGGTAGAAGAAATGCTTGGTAAAAAGTTTACCGATTTTCAAACCCCGGAAAGAGCCGCTATCGATTCAAATGAGTTTTCGAGATTGTTGCAAGGGAATATGGTGAAAGGCTTTGAAACTATTCACATAGGCAAGACAGGTAACGAGATTCACATTGTTTTTAATGCAAAGTATGTGACTGATTCAAATAATAAAATAATTGGTGTACGAGGTTCAGCTTACGATATTACCAAACAAAAACAAATTGAAGAGTATTTAAGGGAAAGCGAAGAAAAATACAGACTTTTAGTTACCAATATCAGGGATGTGATTTACAGCATAGATGTTGTAACAAAAGAGTTTAACTATTTAAGCCCTGCCTTCGAAAAGATTACAGGCTATTCAATGGAGGATATCCAGAAAATGGGAGGAAGAACATCTTTCTTACGAAAAGTTATTACAAAAACAAAGATTTTTGAATGGGATAATTACAAGATAAAATTAAAGGAGGATCAATTAGAAGGTGATTATATTCAGGAAGAATGGTGGTTGTGTAAAGATGGCTCATACAAATGTTTACGCGATCAATGGATTCCAATTTTTGAAAATGGAAAATTGATTTCCACCTACGGTGTACTTGCTGATTTTACAATGAGGAGGCTTGCCGAAGAGAAATTGAAAGTAAACGAATCTATTCTTAAAAAAAATAATGCTGATAAAGACCTTTTTATATCTATCCTTGCTCACGATTTAAAAAATCCATTCAATTCAATGCTAGGGTTTTTAGATCTATTAATCGAAAATTATCGCGATTATGATGCTGAAAAAATCGAAACCCAGTTAGATATTATTAACTCATCCGCAAAACGAATATTTAATTTACTAGAATCGATTCTAATGTGGGCTAGATCGCAATCGGGCAAAATACCCTACCACCCTCAAAATGTATGTTTTACTGCTATTTGTAATGAGGTTTTATCGGATTTAAAGGTTTCGGTTGATGTAAAAAATCTTACAGTCAATTCTTTAGCTAAAGATGAATTAATTGTTTTGGCGGATATTGATATGCTAAAAACTGTTCTGCGAAACTTAATTTCTAACGCAATTAAATTCTCATACCCCGGTGGAAAAATTGATATTTTTGCAGAACAAGCAAATTCAAAGCTAATAGTTTCAGTTTTCGACAATGGGATTGGTATAGCACCAGAAAGATTAGATACCCTATTTGACATTTCAAAAGTACAATCAACAAAAGGAACCTCAAATGAGTATGGAACAGGATTAGGCCTATTACTTTGCAAAGAATTTATAGAAAAACATGGTGGAATAATTTGGGTGGAAAGCGAAATGGGTAAATATTCAAAATTCAATTTTAGTATTCCATTATAA
- a CDS encoding helix-turn-helix transcriptional regulator, with translation MISDKIKALQKQNKVSQNDLANFIGITKNGLQIALKKNEFKVSTLKKIADVFKVSIGYFFEDEISSDVKIEEKEYRNFSAFSTLNEPNLPFSYKLVSLEEKNKMLVEMLKEKEKMIEEKERLIKILIERMP, from the coding sequence ATGATATCAGATAAAATAAAAGCGTTACAAAAGCAAAATAAAGTTAGCCAAAATGACTTAGCTAATTTTATTGGAATAACTAAGAATGGCTTGCAAATAGCACTTAAGAAGAATGAGTTTAAGGTTTCTACACTTAAAAAAATTGCCGATGTATTTAAAGTTTCTATAGGTTATTTCTTTGAAGACGAAATTTCTTCAGATGTTAAAATTGAGGAAAAGGAATATAGAAATTTCTCAGCTTTTAGTACACTAAACGAACCTAATTTACCTTTTAGTTACAAATTAGTTTCGTTAGAAGAAAAAAACAAGATGCTTGTGGAGATGCTAAAGGAGAAAGAAAAAATGATTGAGGAGAAGGAGAGATTGATTAAAATATTGATAGAGAGAATGCCCTAG
- a CDS encoding PAS domain S-box protein: MNIDIRTLILITGISHLMQVLVFYYQFITNKFIKGPGWWLMWSVAEFIGFGIILLRGIPSLLQLAIAFQNIIILLGTVFIYIGVLQFFEKKINLKFILSFFSSFVVLHLSFLFIKDDIYLRTLLLNVFLSAIAFLTAITIFNNKTSYIASTANFSIILFSIHGSIFSYRTIILVLDPFESNMFAPTFFNLTQYFDALFLGLLWTFGFIIMINHRLNLDISEAKTHFEQIFSTSPDAALITRLNDGMFVDCNENFTKIFGYSKDDISGKTTLDINFWKNPADRQELVRMIMKSGVYENYELLFQRKDGIIITGLMSAKAITLKGIPHIISVTRDISDRKQVEEVLKESEQRLQYVLKGSRLGFWDWNLITNEIKRNEQWAEMLGYKIDEVEFTVMQWIDLVHPDDRAMALESIQEHIKGITPMHRIEYRMRTSDGQYKWILDQGQVVEWDSNHRIIRMSGTHTDITERKQAEMALQESEKRYRLLFQNLSSGFALHEIILNSNGKPCDYRFLEINPAFEILTGLKATDLIGKTTLEVLPNTEPYWIETYGKVALTGNPITFENYSIEFNKYYHVNAYSPESGKFATIFHDISDQKLFEAELQNKNEELIKVNIDKDRFMSILAHDLKSPFNTILGYLNLLTENIHEYDIDKIEKQIAIINNSAQNTYFLMEDILLWARSKSGKIPFEPKELNLNTICKDIIEILMPNASTKNISINYDEYDEAVAFADVDMLKTILRNLISNAIKFTNRGGTVNVAVNRPIKQTSEFNQSNLEIECKDGKYNSSQIISVADNGIGIVSEIKDKLFNIMQTYSTKGTTNEMGTGLGLSLCKEFVERHGGEIWVESEFGKGSTFYFTLAKSNS, encoded by the coding sequence ATGAATATTGATATTCGAACACTTATTCTGATAACAGGAATTTCTCATTTGATGCAGGTGTTAGTTTTTTATTACCAGTTTATAACTAATAAGTTTATAAAGGGTCCAGGTTGGTGGCTTATGTGGAGTGTTGCTGAATTTATAGGTTTTGGGATAATCCTACTAAGAGGTATTCCTTCACTACTTCAATTAGCAATCGCTTTTCAAAATATAATAATCCTATTAGGAACGGTTTTTATATATATTGGGGTTTTACAATTTTTTGAAAAGAAGATAAATCTAAAATTCATTCTTTCATTCTTTAGCTCTTTTGTAGTGCTTCATCTTTCTTTTTTATTCATTAAAGATGATATATACCTACGTACCTTGCTTTTGAATGTTTTTCTATCGGCAATAGCATTTTTAACTGCAATAACTATTTTCAATAATAAGACCTCCTATATTGCTTCAACTGCCAATTTCAGTATAATACTTTTCTCTATACATGGGAGTATTTTTAGCTATCGAACTATTATTCTGGTTCTGGATCCATTCGAGAGTAATATGTTTGCGCCAACTTTTTTTAACCTAACCCAATATTTTGATGCTTTATTTCTAGGCCTTCTCTGGACATTCGGTTTTATTATTATGATAAACCATAGATTAAATTTAGATATTTCTGAAGCGAAAACCCATTTTGAACAAATTTTTAGTACAAGCCCTGATGCTGCATTAATTACCCGCTTGAACGATGGGATGTTCGTTGATTGTAACGAAAATTTTACTAAAATTTTTGGTTATTCGAAAGATGATATTTCAGGAAAAACGACACTTGATATCAATTTTTGGAAAAACCCTGCAGATAGGCAAGAGCTTGTCAGAATGATTATGAAAAGTGGGGTTTATGAAAACTATGAATTATTATTTCAGCGAAAGGATGGAATAATAATTACCGGATTAATGTCGGCAAAAGCTATAACTCTCAAAGGAATCCCTCATATTATAAGCGTTACCCGAGATATCAGCGACCGAAAGCAGGTGGAAGAAGTTCTTAAGGAGAGCGAACAGCGCTTGCAATATGTTTTAAAGGGTAGTCGTCTTGGTTTCTGGGACTGGAATCTAATAACTAATGAGATTAAGAGAAATGAGCAATGGGCTGAAATGCTTGGTTACAAAATTGATGAGGTTGAATTTACGGTTATGCAGTGGATTGATCTTGTACATCCTGATGATCGGGCTATGGCATTGGAATCAATACAAGAACACATTAAAGGTATAACTCCAATGCACAGGATCGAATATCGGATGCGAACCAGTGATGGACAATATAAATGGATACTTGATCAAGGACAAGTTGTTGAGTGGGATTCTAATCATCGAATTATAAGGATGAGTGGCACACATACTGATATTACAGAACGGAAGCAAGCAGAGATGGCATTGCAAGAGAGTGAAAAAAGATACCGATTACTTTTTCAGAATCTTTCCTCTGGTTTCGCCCTCCACGAAATTATTTTGAATTCCAATGGAAAACCTTGTGACTACAGGTTTCTTGAAATTAACCCTGCTTTCGAAATACTTACAGGGCTTAAAGCAACCGATTTAATAGGCAAAACAACCTTAGAGGTTTTACCAAATACTGAACCATACTGGATTGAAACTTATGGGAAAGTTGCATTGACTGGCAATCCTATCACTTTTGAGAATTATAGCATCGAATTTAACAAATACTATCATGTTAATGCTTACTCACCTGAGTCAGGAAAATTTGCTACTATTTTTCACGATATATCCGATCAAAAACTATTTGAGGCTGAGTTACAGAACAAGAACGAAGAGCTTATCAAGGTAAATATCGATAAGGATCGTTTTATGTCAATACTTGCGCACGATTTAAAAAGTCCCTTTAATACAATACTTGGCTACTTAAATCTTTTAACTGAAAATATTCACGAATATGATATTGATAAAATTGAAAAACAGATAGCAATTATTAACAATTCGGCACAAAATACCTATTTTTTAATGGAGGATATTCTTCTTTGGGCTAGATCTAAATCGGGCAAAATTCCTTTTGAACCTAAGGAATTGAATTTAAACACTATTTGTAAAGATATTATCGAAATCCTTATGCCAAATGCCAGTACAAAAAACATATCCATCAATTATGATGAGTACGATGAGGCTGTTGCTTTTGCGGATGTAGATATGTTGAAAACCATTCTTAGAAACCTAATATCCAATGCCATTAAATTCACCAATAGGGGAGGAACTGTTAATGTAGCAGTTAATCGACCAATTAAACAAACTAGCGAGTTTAACCAAAGTAATCTAGAAATTGAATGTAAAGATGGTAAATACAATAGTTCTCAAATTATTTCAGTTGCTGACAACGGGATAGGAATAGTATCAGAAATAAAGGACAAACTATTTAATATTATGCAGACATATTCCACCAAAGGAACCACAAATGAAATGGGAACAGGATTGGGATTGTCTCTGTGCAAAGAATTTGTTGAAAGGCATGGGGGTGAAATTTGGGTGGAGAGTGAATTTGGTAAGGGGAGCACGTTTTATTTCACATTAGCAAAAAGCAATAGCTAA
- a CDS encoding PAS domain S-box protein has product MINKGKNLFKVGNASESQFPLIFKGSLKRLFRTLLGIQFFLCIGLVVLTTLMYINQSEFIKSQRIHFQSYLLADELRQSSDDLTRLARSYVASDNEEFERQYHAVLDIRNGKKPRPVDYNRIYWDFVTKMDQKPRPDGEAISLRELMIKTGFTNTELEMLTKAQKYSDSLVKTEEIAMNANKGLYDDGTGNFTVRKEPNHDFAIRILYDDAYHKKKVQIMKPIDEVFAMISERTDRDVAKFEKRSMSLVKFIEGIIIIFILLFVFSFFKIMHQITDRDRVLCALVESEEKYRKLIELSHDAILIHVGGIIQFVNNASLKLFEASSKDEFIGRKIIDLVHPDYVNIVEQRIAKIVNENIEAPTIEEKLVTLKGVPFYAEVTAIPVNLKGKQVIQVVARDITERKLSNAILHEKEVQYKNLANAGMALIWTSGTDKLCNYFNEPWLKFTGRTIEQEIGNGWAENLHPDDFDHYFKIYIISFDKREAFDLEHRLHHVSGEYRWIRDLGTPNYNSNGEFIGYIGYCFDITQNRQAEEALRKKTNELELLNGHFLGRELKMIELKKEINELLKKLGGMEKYVIHS; this is encoded by the coding sequence ATGATAAACAAGGGAAAAAATCTTTTTAAGGTCGGAAATGCAAGCGAAAGTCAGTTCCCATTAATTTTCAAAGGTTCTCTAAAGAGACTATTCCGTACCCTTTTGGGAATCCAATTCTTTTTGTGTATTGGATTAGTAGTACTAACTACATTAATGTACATAAATCAGTCAGAGTTTATTAAAAGTCAACGTATTCATTTTCAATCCTATTTGCTGGCAGACGAGTTACGTCAGAGTTCCGATGATCTAACACGTCTTGCGAGATCTTATGTGGCCTCTGATAATGAAGAATTTGAACGTCAGTATCATGCTGTTCTGGATATTCGTAATGGCAAAAAACCTCGGCCAGTAGATTACAACCGAATATACTGGGATTTTGTTACAAAAATGGATCAGAAACCTCGTCCCGACGGGGAAGCCATATCGCTAAGGGAATTGATGATTAAAACGGGATTTACAAATACCGAGCTTGAGATGCTAACTAAGGCTCAAAAATATTCCGACTCATTGGTGAAAACTGAAGAAATTGCCATGAACGCCAATAAAGGGTTGTATGACGATGGCACAGGAAACTTTACTGTAAGGAAAGAACCTAATCATGACTTTGCAATAAGAATATTATACGATGATGCTTACCACAAGAAGAAAGTCCAAATTATGAAGCCTATAGATGAGGTCTTTGCTATGATTTCCGAACGAACAGATAGGGATGTGGCTAAGTTTGAAAAAAGAAGCATGAGTTTGGTGAAATTTATTGAGGGGATAATAATTATCTTCATTCTGCTATTCGTATTTTCTTTCTTTAAAATTATGCATCAAATCACGGATCGCGATCGGGTTCTGTGTGCATTGGTAGAAAGCGAAGAAAAATACCGTAAACTTATTGAACTTTCTCATGATGCTATCCTAATTCACGTAGGTGGTATAATTCAATTCGTAAACAATGCTTCTTTAAAATTATTCGAAGCTTCTAGCAAAGATGAGTTTATTGGGAGAAAAATAATTGATCTGGTTCATCCCGATTATGTAAACATTGTAGAGCAGAGAATTGCAAAAATAGTAAATGAAAATATAGAGGCTCCAACAATCGAAGAAAAATTAGTAACACTTAAAGGAGTACCATTTTATGCAGAGGTAACTGCGATACCCGTAAATTTAAAGGGGAAGCAGGTAATACAGGTAGTTGCAAGGGATATTACTGAACGAAAACTTTCCAATGCTATACTTCACGAAAAAGAGGTACAATATAAAAACCTTGCTAATGCTGGAATGGCTCTGATTTGGACATCGGGCACTGATAAATTGTGCAATTATTTTAATGAACCCTGGCTAAAATTTACAGGTCGTACAATTGAGCAAGAAATAGGAAATGGTTGGGCAGAAAACCTTCATCCTGATGATTTCGACCACTATTTTAAAATCTATATTATATCGTTCGATAAACGTGAAGCATTTGATTTGGAACATCGCTTGCACCATGTAAGTGGAGAATATAGGTGGATAAGAGATTTGGGTACACCTAACTATAATAGTAATGGGGAATTCATTGGTTATATTGGATATTGCTTTGATATCACCCAAAATAGACAAGCAGAAGAGGCGTTAAGGAAGAAAACGAATGAACTTGAACTCTTAAATGGTCATTTTTTGGGTCGCGAACTTAAGATGATTGAACTTAAAAAGGAGATAAACGAACTACTAAAGAAACTTGGTGGAATGGAGAAATATGTAATTCACAGTTGA